The genomic segment AGCGCAAGATTAAAAATAAAGGCAATGCTGTTTATTAAATTTAGATGCGTAGCAGCTTATTCTCAGGTTCTTTAACAGCTATAACTTCACCGTATCAGAAAACATTCAGGGTGATGAAGATGCAGCAGTTGACCCTGAGATGCTTGGTAAGGTGTTTGAGAATATGCTGGCATCTGAAGAAAGAGGACAAAGTGGTACTTTCTACACTCCACGCGGAATAGTCCAGTTTATGTGTGTGGAATCCCTAAGTCGCTACCTAGCAGACCAGACAGATATGGACTTGGAAGCAGTCAAGAAACTTACAGAATATGACCCTGAACTACCTGGACAGGATATTAACCAACTGCTAACTAAAGAACAGGCGAAAAAGCTTAAAAAAGCTCTAGAATCCGTGAAAATCTGTGACCCTGCTGTGGGTTCTGGTGCATTCCCAATGGGGATGATGCAAGTAATTTTGTCAGTGAAGCAAGCGATCGCTCATCGGGAAGGTATGACTGTAGAGCGGGGTAGTCTTACTATCAGTCAATGGAAGCGGGACATTATTGCTAATAATCTGTATGGTGTGGACATCAAGCCTGAAGCGGTTGAGATTGCCAAGCTGCGGATGTGGTTATCGCTGGTAGTGGATATTCCTGATATTGATGATGTGGAACCACTGCCTAATCTTGATTACAAGTTGATGTGTGGGGATTCGCTAATTTCTACTATTCAAGGTGAGCAGTTAATTCCTGACCCCACCAAAGACCAGCAGACAATGCTGAATGTCACCCCTGTACAAACAGCTATTCAACCTTTAATAGACTTGCAACACCAGTACTTTGAAGCTCATGCACAGGAGCGAAAGGTTCTCAGAGAGAGGATTTTAGAAGCTGAAAAGAACGTGTTTCGAGTTGCGATCGCTGACCGTCGTTCCTTTGGGGTAGGGAAGCAGAGGGAATTAGAAAACAAAATTAAGCTGATGAAGGGCAAAGTCAGCAAGGCTCAGGAAAAGGAACGTCAACAGATTGCTGATAAGTTGGCTGAGTTGGATAAGTTTGCTACTGAAGTAGAAAAGGGAATGCGATCGCTTAACTTCTTTCAGTGGCATCTGCACTTTAATGAGGTGTTTCAGCAGCAGGGTGGGTTTGACATTGTAATTGGTAATCCGCCTTATGTGAGACAAGAGCAGATTAAAGAACTCAAACCAGCCCTTCAAGCAGAATATGAGTGTTACACCGGGGTATGTGACCTTTTTGTTTACTTCTATGAGCGTGGGTTTAGGCTGCTCAAGTCTGGTGGTCATTTGTCTTACATTACATCTAACAAATACTTCCGTGCAGGGTATGGTGAAAAACTGCGCTCATTCTTGGGGGAAAAGTCACAAGTCCAAGTGTTGATTGATTTTGGGGATGCACCCGTCTTTGAAGCGATCGCATACCCTAGCATTATTTTAGTTAGTAAGAGTAAGCCAAACAATCATCAAGCTCGTGTCCTGAATTGGGAAGTTGGGAAGTCTGTTGATGAGTTTAACTTGGTGTATAAAAATCAAAGTTTTTATATGCCTCAGAAGGAATTAGGATCTGATGGGTGGCGGTTAGAGTCTCCTGCTGTGTTGCGGTTGCTGGATAAGTTAAGAAGTGCAGGTACTCCGTTGGGTGAGTATGTGAATGGAAGGTTTTACTACGGAATTAAGACAGGTTTAAATGAAGCGTTTGTTGTAGATAGAGCGACGCGGGATAGGTTGATTGCTGAACATGAAACATCGGCTGAGGTGTTGAAACCATTTTTGAGGGGGCGGGATGTTAAGCGGTGGTGTGTGGATTTTGCTGAACAATATTTAATTAAAATTGAGTCATCAGAAAATAAAAAGCATCTTTGGAGTGATAAGCCTGAAAAGGAAGCAGAGAAGATATTTGGTAAAACATATCCTGCTATTTATGCTTTTCTAAATTATTTTAGAGAAAGGTTAATCAACAGAGATGATCAAGGTAAATATTTTTGGGAATTACGCTCTTGTAAATATTGGCAAGAGTTTGAAGAACCGAAAATTATCCTTGGTCGATTTATGAACAAAGCTACTTTTGCTTTTGACAAACAAGGTTTTTTTCATAATGATGCTCTTTACATGGTTTCTGGTATCGATGAGTTTGTAGTTGCTGTTTTAAATTCTTCTAGCTCTTGGTGGTTTATTTCTCAAATTTGTACTGATTTACAAAATGGATATTTACAGGCTTTCAGAGACAATCTTTTTCAAATTCCCATACCCAATGTTTCCAAAGATGAAGGCAAAATTATAGTTTCACTTGTTAAAAAAATACTTGATGCCAAAGGTCAGGGTGTGGGGGATTGGGAAGCAGAAATTGATGATAGGGTTGCTCATATATATGGGCTGACGGCTGAAGAAATGAACATTATTAGGGGGGAGTAAGTATGAATAAACATCGACTCCTCGAAATTGCAGAATATATATCAATTTTTGCTGTTATAGCTGGTTCTATCATAGCGATTGCTAGTGAAAAAATAATCTATGCTACTGTACCAATGGTTTTAGCAATTCTGCTTAATTTAATTAGAAGTTCTCAATTTGAGGAACAGCTACACCAGCGAGTTAATAGAAATGATAATGAAACATATCAACAAATATTAAATGATATTCAATCTCTAACAAGACTAGCAATATCCTCTCATAGCAATTATGAAGCAATTCGGCATGAAATTACTGCTTTGTCAGAAAAGCTTGACTCAGTAAATACTGAGACACAAGGTAATTTAAATGATGAAAATATTTTTCGATTACAAACTCAATGTCAAAATTTCCAAGAGACTTTGAATAGCTTGATTTATCGAATGTTGTCTTGTGGAGTATTGAGTAGTGGCGATACTAAACCAGTAGAGAAAGGAATAGCAAACATAATTATTCAATATCAACAAGAGAGAGCTAGTAGAAAAAATCTATATCAAGTGGATAATGATGATGAATAGTAATTTC from the Nostoc sp. C052 genome contains:
- a CDS encoding Eco57I restriction-modification methylase domain-containing protein, encoding MLASEERGQSGTFYTPRGIVQFMCVESLSRYLADQTDMDLEAVKKLTEYDPELPGQDINQLLTKEQAKKLKKALESVKICDPAVGSGAFPMGMMQVILSVKQAIAHREGMTVERGSLTISQWKRDIIANNLYGVDIKPEAVEIAKLRMWLSLVVDIPDIDDVEPLPNLDYKLMCGDSLISTIQGEQLIPDPTKDQQTMLNVTPVQTAIQPLIDLQHQYFEAHAQERKVLRERILEAEKNVFRVAIADRRSFGVGKQRELENKIKLMKGKVSKAQEKERQQIADKLAELDKFATEVEKGMRSLNFFQWHLHFNEVFQQQGGFDIVIGNPPYVRQEQIKELKPALQAEYECYTGVCDLFVYFYERGFRLLKSGGHLSYITSNKYFRAGYGEKLRSFLGEKSQVQVLIDFGDAPVFEAIAYPSIILVSKSKPNNHQARVLNWEVGKSVDEFNLVYKNQSFYMPQKELGSDGWRLESPAVLRLLDKLRSAGTPLGEYVNGRFYYGIKTGLNEAFVVDRATRDRLIAEHETSAEVLKPFLRGRDVKRWCVDFAEQYLIKIESSENKKHLWSDKPEKEAEKIFGKTYPAIYAFLNYFRERLINRDDQGKYFWELRSCKYWQEFEEPKIILGRFMNKATFAFDKQGFFHNDALYMVSGIDEFVVAVLNSSSSWWFISQICTDLQNGYLQAFRDNLFQIPIPNVSKDEGKIIVSLVKKILDAKGQGVGDWEAEIDDRVAHIYGLTAEEMNIIRGE